tttgtctttaattttttcccgttgaGTGGTCAgtcatgtcgaatagtaatctccggttattgttctaccttcaTCCAAaaggtcaatcatgattactccatggcaatcccaaaaaactgaagcaagaacttttcctgcatttttggacacgaaacttcttaggtcttggagaaccagaatgtcgccatttcatcgattgttgcttcgtttctggatcgtagaaatgtacccaagtctcatccatagtaacaattcggtttaagaagtctacatcgttttcaaattgagcacagatcgaacgcgatgcttctacccttgcacgctttcggtcaacattcaaacatttgggatccattttgcagcaatttctcttatgtccaaattgacgtgaactatatgatgaacgagttcgtatgaaatattcaatacttctgatatccgttttagcccaattcgacggtctgataaaatcaggtcattgatattttcggggactgacacagaaactggccttcccgatcggtcatcatcttcaatggaacatttaccacttttgaagcttgcagtccaatttttcacggtcgcatacgaagagcattgatcaccaaaggtattaagcatatcttcgtaaaactgcttacctcttaacccttttgaataagtgcagttacttgatgatggttcgatactccaatttttcgattttcaccagttatgcatgaaactggtctaggctaactagatatcaatacgtcCTCGTACGACATTTTTGAATTGGCAATCGAACTAGAACACTCTTTCGATCTACAGAGTCTTATTTATCACTTGTTTGTTACGAAGTAAAGACCAAACATTCATTGTTTCGATTTTTGCAAGAAATTGTGCTTTATGAATAAGAAAATCAACTCTCTCCGAGCAGTGGAATTGTCAGCGCAACGCGCATTTAAATCCTCGTTTTAGATCGGCCGCCTTGTTACAGGAAACAACTTCTACGTCTTCAACGATGGAGATAAATGGGTTGAGTCTGCCGCCATGAAAGGGATTATCATCATCCCTTTTGTTCCGAATAAATAAGGCGACACCAGAGCCCAAGTCGACTATCTGAAATCCAATATAACGTAACACGACCTTGAATATTATTTCAGAGCTCACTTTATCACCATCGTAATACTCGCTGCATAATTATCCCATCTAGGGAGATTGCACAGTTTGATGAGATGCTGCAGCATCACAAAGGAATATCACAATAAGGTCTTTATTTCATTCATGACGTGATTCGTCCATTTACTTCAGATGCAACGCGACGAAATTGGATACTGGATACTGATGCTCAGTTTCGCATTTTGATATCGCAGTTTCATCCTGATTGGAGCTTTGTGGGACAGAGGTCAATAGCAACCATGACCCCTGTCAAAATATTGGTTGTTCCGACGGATAAAACATATTCAGAAATAATAACACGTCAATTCGTCAAAGAACCCCAATCCAATATATTTCACTTTAGGTTGAAAGCTCTCTTTATGGTTCATGAGAAAGGTACATTGGTTGAAGGAAtaaacaagtgttacgatctgaattgaagtaGCCAATTTACCATCGCCAAGACAACTAAATGAAAAACGTTCCAACGAAGAAaaacagatgctgaccatggtttaggtctcatttgacctcgtcagagcaacacagctccctCTCCCATGGAAAATGCTAATTAACTACTGGCAAgcgcttctgagtattatcgagtagtactcCACTGCCAGCCAGTATGaaatatgtcccatatttcctctaattcagCAGTACTATATGGGTATGAAACATTCATAGAAGTGATTGAAGTAGATGAAGATTGAtcttatttcatttcaaaaagcTTCAATCAACTCAATCAATTAATTCAAGCTGATCTCGAATACGAAATTACATTTCTATGGGCCTTTTCGTGACTTGGAATACTGAACGATCGATTTAAAATTGAGTTCGAAGCCATAGTCAAGACAATGAAGATTTTCGAACGACTTTAATGAAAATTAATGGTTGTGGAGGAGGTCGTTAGTTTTTAAAGCATTATGGGGTGAAATGAATCTTTCTGGAATAGCTGGGGGAGAAATTTATTGCCTAATAATGTAATATTGGTCAGTTTTTGACAACAATGAATCGCAGAATTTATATGGATGAAGAGTTGGATGATGTAGATAGAGGGAAAGGGAACTGGTAGTTTGCGAACAGAGACTAGCCAgaggaaaacaatttttggcGACATTAATGTCTTAATTTATTAGGCAAAAACAAACTAGAAGCCTGTAGGGGCCCATAATGAAACTTTGGTTCATTTCTACGACCAAGAAAAAAGCAGCAGTCGCAGAATGAAGAGATTCTGGTACTTCAAAGCCAAAGGTTCCGTTTCCAATACATGTCCTTGTTTATGGAAATCCGCAGCCACCATGCGAATATAATTTCCGAGGCAGAGAAACGGGTTGACAACTGATGGGCTACGTCATATCTCACCACGATAAAAATGTGGAGCATGGTGTTTATGTCCCTCCATAAAACATGACAGGAACTCGTTAGAAGTTATGTACGATCCTCAGCTGAGAGCAGAGTTGAATTTCTGATGACGATTTTCATGTTTGTGGATAAATGAACGTTTCACGTTTTAGGATGTTGAAGGTTGGGAGAGGGGTTCGTTTTAGCGGAAAATTGGGGAAGTGGAAGTGAAACTGGGGTACGCAAATGCCTTGAAAAGGGAGTGTTTTTATTGATGCTCATCCAAACATGTCCGTATACAATTTTCCGGTGATATAGCAAAggagttatttcaaaatatggCCCATATAAGAAGATTTATTAACCACTTGTGATTTAAGTGGAGGCGATTAAATGAGAGCGATTCTGTGTGGAAGAACTGACATAGGATGTTGTAGCTTTGGATTTGTATCATTCAACACTCAATATTTCTTCCTTACTCTGAATGTTTTTGTGCGACCCTAATTGTCTTCTTCCCCTTATATGTTGTTGTTCAAACTGGTATGATGTTCATGAAAAATCTATCAGCTATTGTTGTATCCATTTTCATTCAGTACAGTTGAGATGCCTGATTTAACGAATGAAGATTACTTTAATCTCATCCTCATTCATGGCGAGTGTAATCCAGCTGTTGATAGAACTGAAggaagctttgaaattgaaagGAAAAGGGATGATGGAATTGAAGTTGACGGAATTTTGTAACCTCTTTCGACGGATTGGGTATATTGCCAACTTCTATCGCAAAAACTCACCTTAGGAAATAGTCTTGAACGAAATCTGGATGCTCGTCGAGCCAAGCTTCCATTCGAGCGAATTCTGGATCGTAGCCATTTCCAGCGCTCTCCAGAAGACGCTGAGAATACTTCTGGTGCCTGTCTCGCAACGTTTCCGAGGTGGGGCCAGCCCCCTCTGCTGGCATCCGACAGTCGTCGCCACTACTGCGGAGGTGTAGGCctggaaagaaaaaattttattataaattgaggaattttgttgaatgattcttgaaatatgCAGACTTCGTGTTTATAGTGAAACTTATGTCTGCATGAAACATTTTATAGTCGATTGACCATTATTTAGCTttgaaaaaagtgtctctaggTGAGACTCGAACCCACGATCTATCGATTGCCGGTCAAGTAGTCTACCATTGTTGTATCAGAGTACTAGAGGACAGAATTCAGTGTATTCAATAGTTTTTTAACCTGATGATGTTTCTAGAACGCAAAAACTTCATAGAAGTTCTCACTGATAATTAGCAATTTCATAAAACACACTTTATGGCAGGATTGTGTTTCACTTCACAAACTACCACTCATGAGAAACAAATTTTAGTGAATATACTCGAATTTCACAAAAGATGACTAAACAACGAACTGCATTATTGTTCACAACTTTTAATTGGACCTGAAGCAAAAATGAACGCGGAATTGAAACCATACCGACGCTAAACAAATTTTAACGCTGATCAAAAAGTTTCCATTTCAGATCTCACCGAACTTTAAGCTTTAAGCTCCGCTGCTAATTGATTCGATTAACTTATTTCAACAGTAGTCCTCCAATTACcttttgattattttgaatttaattgggAGTTTGGGGAGTTCTGACTGTGGggaaattcaattttgtttgTACCTATTTGAAGCAAATCCTCGATGCATAACAATGTATACTGTCTCCAGAAAGGAAACAAGAAACGGTGATGAACTTTCCATCATTCCTGACTTAATTAATCGATATTCATATTCCAATTCAAAATGGGATTTGAATGTTTGCTGATGTGTAGAAGTAAAAAAGTTATCGAGAATTCATATAGTAATGATGTGATGAAAATTTTTCCGGATCAATGTTTGCTATTATTAATTGAGGCTCTCTATTGTGAATATCCTTCAAGAACGGTTGTAGATTGCCTGTCTGAACACGTTTCAACCCTCTTTCATGTGTTCCTCCCCTCTAGGAGACATAATAAGATTATAGGAAACCTTTAGGCGCATATGTCGTAGGATCCAACTATAAAAGTCCACAAAGCTTTTGATGAGGGAAGTTAGAGGCATCTATAAATCTAATTCTGGGTTCTAACTCTTAAAAGAAGTATTCCATGAGGTTCACTGAAGGTGGAGAGGCCTCCATAGCGTAATAAAAAGGATGATAAGAAGGAAGTTGAcggaatattgaaaatttcatctcgTATTTGGTGCGTAAAAATATTATGTGATGAAATTAAGATAATTTggaatagggaatagggggtgagctatacctcaagtgaaagatcacttgaccctctacatgaatactacgGTTTgctaatttttattgagtccttgaagtagttacaggggctgacaatttgaaaacttgccaggccaattatgccTCAACatggatgttttcagagaatgGCGGAACAGGTcgatttttattcggagggagacacgtttctagcagaattttaagccaaaatctccttaATCTTAAGTGATGGggttgtcatccctaacttcatagggaataggggATGGGCTacacctcaattggaagacaatagtattatgtagaggcacattttgtcttccaattgatagcccctacacctaagtttgaggaaatttcggcttacaattttgctcaaaatatatccccctccgaataaaaattgacctgtcgAGACATagttggcctggcaagttttcaaattgtcacctcctgtaactacttcaagaaatcaataaaaatttgcaaaccatagtattcatgtagagggtcaagtgatctttcaattgaggtaaatctcatcCCCTATTCCCTATCCTGAATtcaggggtgatagcccctacacctagggttgagaaGATTTTgtcttacaattctgctcaagctcaaaatatgtcccccatAAAATGGAAGTTGacggaatattgaaaaattcatctcCTATTTGGTGCGTAAAAATATTATGTGATAAAATTGAGATAATTTAGAATTGAGGGGGTTGGAAGAAGAGAAGAATTGCAGAATTAAAAAATACATATAAACTTTCACTCACTTTTGTATCAGCGatgaacaaactcttatcaTGTCAGATAACATCTCGTTTCTTACAACACAACAGGAAGAATGGAAACAATGGCATCCAAACAAAACAATGCTTATTGAACCGATCGTTCCTTATTGGAGTAAAGATGAAGTCATTCTTATCAAACCGAAGACCACCCACGATCATTTTTCTCGGTATAAAATTTTTAACGCACAAACGAAACACCATTTCCAACCATAAACCTTTATCTGTGTGACGTAGCgaaattcaatttatatttgGTCGATAATGGAACCAGAAATGGGTACTTCGAACGGAATGCTCAcagaaagtacctctcctgtcATGCTTATGTCATTGTGATACAAGATCGAAATTTCCGCGATGAATTTTCTCCTCTTTCTTTTCGTCGGTCAATGTTTGTGTTTGTACCGGGAGAGTGAAATTATCTTGAAGGTCAACTCGGATAATTACGAAGATTATGTTGAATCTGAAGCGAAACCAATAATCCTCCACGCTTACTCCCCTTTGTCACAGCAGTGTAAGGATGTTGCTGGCCAGTTCATGAAGGCAGCTGAGGAGCTGAAAGAAATAACAAAATTCGCATGTCTGCAGATAGACAGGGAGAAGCAACTGGCCCACGAATTGGGAATCAAGAAACCGAACACGTTTTTCATCGTGAGAAGAGGGCAGCTTCAACAGTTCTCAGGTCCCATCACAGCGAAACACATCGTTAGTTTGGTTATGAACCAAGTTCTTGCTAATTTAGACGCGGTGGAAGACGTAGGGTTCCAGTATTTCTTCAAGAACGTCATACAATTGAACGATGAGAACTTCGATGATAGTATAATGAAGGACAATAAACCATGGATGGTCCTCTTCTATTCCCCCAGTGTACCTGAGAGCAAACACATGATTCCCATTTGGTATGACGCTGCTCAAAATTTGAAGAACAAGGTCAACTTTGGATCTGTGGATGTGTCCAACAATCCCTCGCTGGCTAAGGAATACGATGTTGCAGGCTACCCAACTGGCATTCTTCTTATACAGGAAGCAACCTTCTACCTTCATTACAACGTCCACCTCAACCCAGATTTCATAACGGAATGGATCAACAATAAAATGAGCGAATACGATGAAGACTCCTTGGTGAACCAACTGATCACTCAGGATAGATATGAGAAATGCTTGGAAAAACCCTTGTGCATCATCGTATTCCTTCCACACATCCTGGACTGTCGCTCGAAATGCAGAACGAACTTACTGAACACCCTTACGGATGTTTACGACAAATACAAGGGTTACAAATGGGGGTGGCTCTGGTGCGAATCCAGTTCCCAAGGAGACCTGGAAAGGTCTCTGGATATCGACGGTTTCAACATACCCACGGCCGTGGCTCTGAATGCTAAGAAGATGAAGTATACCACCTTGAGAGGTCCATTTGATTTCCTGCACATGGATGATTTTTTGCAGGATATCCTCATGATGAAGATACCAAGTTCGAACCTTAAGAAGAGTATCAGGATTTATGCGACTGATTTGTGGGACGGTAAAGATCCCAAAGAACACAAGAATCATCTGGATTATTTCGATGTGGGTGTTGCGGTCAAGGATGAATTATGAAAGAGTTGTATTCGCAATAAAGTTTGGTGAAATTAGGTTATTTCTTTCAATTCGCAGAAGTACATCTTTCGGTTGTTattgtcttcgactcgtacaaatattttaagggTAGATTgctgaggtcaaaaggaacacttttttcctatatcattttttccgattcggccctgataaaaagatacagagtgacaatttgaaaacttgccagtccaattatgtcacgacaaggatgatttcacaGAAAATGcaggaacaggtcaatttatATTCGTGctgggacatattttgagcagaattgtaagccgaaatcttctcaaccctaggtgtaggagctatcagcactaaattctcaatagggatagggggtgagctatacctcaattgaaagatcacttgaccctctataGGAATAATttggtttgaaaattttattgagtgCTCGAAGTAGTTACTGGggttgacaatttgaaaacttgccaggccaatgaTATCTCGACAGGGATGTTTtaagagaaaatgccggaatagGTCAATTTTAATTCGGAGAgagacatgtttctagcagaattgtaagccaaaatctcctcaatcttaggtgtaggggttgtcacccctaaattcttaatagggaatagagggtgagctattcctcaattgaaagaccacggtattatgtagagggacatattgtcttccaactGAGGTTTAGTTCACCCTCTACTCCCTATTTaagggtgatagcccctacacctaggtttgaggagatttcggcttacaatttagCTTAAAATATGTCctcctccctttaaaaattgacctgttccggcattttctttaaaaacatccttgtcgcgaaaTAATTggtctggcaagtttttaaattgtcacacTGTAtaagccatttcaagttttcataaagaactgtgccacccctgaaagaacaaaattaccttcagattaACTAGCTAAACTAGCGtcacaacacatctgtggatattttaaacagagttgtattcagccaaactacccaatttttcaaatttcacagatactttttaatttttgaacataaaattactcgaaaacggtgcaatataggagaaaatataaagattacttttattttataaaacattcaaatattcattagatagcttccaactcagtttcaagagttggattcttttaatttttgatgtttttatagtacgtaatggtcataatgagaaaactgaaagacgtgggtgatatcttgtgttcgaaaaagattaatcaaataaatgaaaacctgtgttccgaaattaatttcatttgatgaaaccgtttgtgtgatagaactaaaaataatattttttaatggtttttcaacagtctgtatctttcaaaccgagcccattcgggaaaaatggtaaataaaagaagtgtttcttttgacctcaagaatctggtgttaaaatatttgtacgagtcaaagactcattctGTATAGAAAAGCATTTCACATAAAAGCCTTATATCTCTGAAATCCACAGCTTCATGCACGACTTAGTCAgaaataatttatatttttcgtCATCTCTTCATCATATAGGAATGAGTGTTACACGAAAGCATAAGTTGATAAATTCTCTACACTATATTGAAATTCCCATCAAAATCAGACATCTAGTTCGGGAGTTATGAGTAGACAAACATACGAACAAACACAAGGACTTTTACAGTTATGATGTTGATGTAAGTATTGGGAAGTAAAAGTTAAAATATTTCGAGAATGAGagttaaatttttagaaaaactgAACGAAAAGATCGATATCGgttgaaaaggaaaaaaatgaaGTTAATTCATGAACTCTGCACTTTATACCTACAATACATCTTTCCCTACGGCTTTTCCATCCACATAAAACCACTCCGCATTGAAGCACATGAAAATGCAGCACGCGAATTCGCCGAAACAATGAATCGCTCGTTCGAAAAAGTTCTAATGTTCATCCACATCGCACGCCCCGCAACCCCATTACAGAAACCATCCCCCTAGAGGAACACGAGACCGAATTCACTCCCTTCGACGAAATCCCACTTGGATCTGGAAGGCCACGATTTATAGCACCCTATTCTTAGAACGGTCTACAAATACTCAACCCCCAAAACCCACACTATTGGCTGCAAGCATATCGGGAGAGAGCATCCCTATGTGGGGAAAACTTCAAATTATAAATGTGCATTTTCAAGGATACCCTCCAGTTTGCACCGGCGAGGACGAATGTGGCAATTTGGTGATGATATGTCAGGGTCTCAGCTTGACGTCTTTACAGGGAGTCGATTGTGTTTGCTGACCGGATGAAGGACGTTGGAAATTGGAAAGGATGCGAAAAACAACCGCGAAAGTCCTTGATTTCGTATCGATAGTGGAggtgaaaagtttttttttattaacaaCTTTCGAGTTAGGTGGAATCTAgcaaaaaatcatagtagatttaAACGTGAAACATACTCTAAAATAGCAACAATTTCAGTGACGAATCTCGATATTTCATCCAccccggcgcaaccgttcgatcttgacgaagtttcaactgaacccaatttttgggaatttttccaaAGTCAACTTTCGAAAAGTTTTtgttccaggaaaattatcgcagatctgaatatgatacatattctgaaagagcaactcttctagtaataaatctgagaatttcatccatttcggcaaaactattcggtcttgacgaactctcaagtgaaatttgcactttttgaaaaattgccatttccaagatggaaatctaaacgaagggggaTAGACTTTCGatattgctcgcaatagattcagcgtgttcgaaaacctatattttcataccgaaatttcaaatatctggccctgttcaggagaaaatatttttttttgtttttccacttttcattttcgagttgacttcgaagagctctctggagtgcaattctctattgaatcatcaactgtttgaaaTTCTAGATTCTTcacaacaaattctatgcactccatttcctaagacagtgatagaacatcctgattttcagacagagtagcttataagtcattttaggggggtctaaccccttgttcatttttgacccaaaaaatcgagattttcgatattgagTTTTTAAGCTAGGAtaaaagccttggcaatgctgattataaaactggaaatcccaattggatcagacgaatataacaggagatatcgcagattgaaaattgcgatttttgaaaaattgccaattccaagatgaaaatctgaacgaagggagataggcttccgaaattgctcgcaatagattcagcgtgttcgaaaacctatatttccataccaaaattccaaatatctggccctgttcaggagaaaataattttttttgtttttccacttttcattttcga
This genomic stretch from Coccinella septempunctata chromosome 7, icCocSept1.1, whole genome shotgun sequence harbors:
- the LOC123316290 gene encoding protein disulfide-isomerase A6 homolog, with translation MNFLLFLFVGQCLCLYRESEIILKVNSDNYEDYVESEAKPIILHAYSPLSQQCKDVAGQFMKAAEELKEITKFACLQIDREKQLAHELGIKKPNTFFIVRRGQLQQFSGPITAKHIVSLVMNQVLANLDAVEDVGFQYFFKNVIQLNDENFDDSIMKDNKPWMVLFYSPSVPESKHMIPIWYDAAQNLKNKVNFGSVDVSNNPSLAKEYDVAGYPTGILLIQEATFYLHYNVHLNPDFITEWINNKMSEYDEDSLVNQLITQDRYEKCLEKPLCIIVFLPHILDCRSKCRTNLLNTLTDVYDKYKGYKWGWLWCESSSQGDLERSLDIDGFNIPTAVALNAKKMKYTTLRGPFDFLHMDDFLQDILMMKIPSSNLKKSIRIYATDLWDGKDPKEHKNHLDYFDVGVAVKDEL